From a single Kitasatospora azatica KCTC 9699 genomic region:
- a CDS encoding NAD(P)-dependent malic enzyme, with product MTAETTIETIIETTVETQLETTSETPSEAQHAAPIRPYAEPVFELHRGGKMEIRSTIALRDADDLSLAYTPGVARVSSAIAERPELAHRYTWAANTVAVVTDGTAVLGLGDIGPAASLPVMEGKAILFKEFAGVDSVPLALATTDVDEIVRTVRNLAPSFGGINLEDISAPRCFEIEDRLREEIDIPVFHDDQHGTAIVTLAALRNAAKVTGRPLSALRAVVAGAGASGIAVARILLQAGIGDIAVSDSKGMLHPSRTDLNPVKAKLAAESNKAGYTGSTEQALRGADVFIGLSGATVAEEAVAAMAPGAIVFALSNPTPEIHPEAARKHAAVVATGRSDFPNQINNVLAFPGVFRGALDVRARTITEGMKLAAAAAIADIVGDDLTADHIVPSPFDPRVAPAVAAAVAAEARAARVARA from the coding sequence ATGACCGCCGAGACGACCATCGAGACGATCATTGAGACGACCGTCGAGACCCAGCTCGAGACCACCTCAGAGACCCCGTCGGAGGCCCAGCACGCGGCCCCGATCCGGCCCTACGCCGAGCCCGTCTTCGAACTGCACCGGGGCGGCAAGATGGAGATCCGCTCGACCATCGCGCTGCGCGACGCCGACGACCTCTCGCTGGCCTACACCCCGGGCGTCGCTCGCGTCAGCTCGGCGATCGCCGAGCGCCCCGAGCTGGCCCACCGCTACACCTGGGCGGCCAACACCGTCGCGGTGGTCACCGACGGCACCGCGGTGCTGGGCCTGGGCGACATCGGCCCGGCCGCCTCGCTGCCGGTGATGGAGGGCAAGGCCATCCTGTTCAAGGAGTTCGCCGGCGTCGACTCGGTGCCGCTCGCGCTGGCCACCACCGACGTGGACGAGATCGTCCGGACGGTGCGCAACCTCGCGCCGAGCTTCGGCGGCATCAACCTGGAGGACATCAGCGCGCCGCGCTGCTTCGAGATCGAGGACCGGCTGCGCGAGGAGATCGACATCCCGGTCTTCCACGACGACCAGCACGGCACCGCCATCGTCACGCTCGCCGCACTGCGCAACGCCGCCAAGGTGACCGGCCGGCCGCTCTCCGCGCTGCGGGCCGTGGTGGCCGGCGCCGGGGCCTCCGGCATCGCGGTGGCCCGGATCCTGCTGCAGGCGGGGATCGGCGACATCGCGGTCTCCGACAGCAAGGGGATGCTGCACCCGAGCCGCACCGACCTGAACCCGGTCAAGGCCAAGCTCGCCGCCGAGAGCAACAAGGCCGGCTACACCGGCTCCACCGAGCAGGCGCTGCGCGGCGCCGACGTCTTCATCGGCCTCTCCGGCGCCACGGTGGCCGAGGAGGCGGTGGCGGCGATGGCACCGGGGGCGATCGTCTTCGCGCTCTCCAACCCCACCCCGGAGATCCACCCCGAGGCGGCCCGCAAGCACGCGGCGGTGGTGGCCACCGGTCGCAGCGACTTCCCCAACCAGATCAACAACGTGCTGGCCTTCCCCGGCGTCTTCCGCGGCGCCCTGGACGTGCGGGCCCGCACCATCACCGAGGGCATGAAGCTGGCCGCCGCGGCCGCGATCGCCGACATCGTCGGTGACGACCTGACGGCCGACCACATCGTGCCGAGCCCCTTCGACCCGCGGGTGGCGCCGGCGGTGGCCGCCGCCGTCGCCGCCGAGGCCCGGGCCGCTCGGGTGGCCCGCGCCTGA
- a CDS encoding putative quinol monooxygenase, which produces MYQIAVAFEIPADRREEFIAAALEDGRNSAADEPGTLRFELVEDAEQPNRFYLNEAYTDEAAFDVHCEGPHFARFFELIKDYAEGPTWLVRGTRITDSVPHQVG; this is translated from the coding sequence ATGTACCAGATCGCCGTGGCCTTCGAGATTCCCGCCGACCGGCGGGAGGAGTTCATCGCCGCAGCACTGGAGGACGGCCGCAACTCCGCGGCCGACGAACCGGGCACCCTGCGCTTCGAGTTGGTCGAGGACGCGGAACAGCCGAACCGCTTCTACCTCAACGAGGCCTACACCGACGAGGCGGCCTTCGACGTGCACTGCGAAGGACCGCACTTCGCGCGGTTCTTCGAGCTGATCAAGGACTACGCCGAGGGCCCGACCTGGCTGGTCCGGGGTACCCGGATCACCGACTCGGTGCCGCACCAGGTCGGCTGA
- a CDS encoding FAD-dependent monooxygenase — MFEASKTQSDVDVLIVGGGPTGMMAACELLRRGVRVRIIDRAPEASPFPKALLLWPRTLDLLEDLGVLGAAREAALQINAFSYFSDREPLATFEFGEDLAPLCLPQSSTERVIADRLHELGGKVERGVRLLCFDGMDFSGRIDATDGVTAVLEHADGRIERTRVPFVIGADGAGSAVRGQIGTGFNGSTYETAFALVDAKIEGELPPDQALYYQSPKGALVIVALPDGVFRFFSSLAPGEQVSVERMQEIVDERGPQGVTIGEPVWQSVFRVHARHAGDFQLGRVFLIGDAAHVHSPAGGQGLNTGLQDAHNLAWKLAAVLHREAPSDLLLSYGPERSAVAQRVVRDTDIQTRAWLAKTPAKVLARDAAFKVADRSGIFSKLYGPVMAGRRLSYPPVRETQLPAGQTLCKVRSQLPGGLKVGAVLPRPLAIAAGLAGPGTDPLNWTVAVLPGGDPKWLAEVERLAAERPQVRVVRLPRSRAAKHTGCGQPGFYLVRPDGHVAAHGHARDTQRLAAELTAVLGPVAEVPAELSDAA; from the coding sequence ATGTTCGAGGCATCGAAGACCCAGTCCGACGTCGACGTCCTGATCGTCGGCGGTGGCCCGACCGGCATGATGGCGGCCTGCGAGCTGCTCCGCCGGGGCGTGCGGGTGCGGATCATCGACCGGGCGCCGGAGGCCAGCCCGTTCCCCAAGGCGCTGCTGCTGTGGCCGCGCACCCTGGACCTGCTGGAGGACCTGGGCGTGCTGGGCGCGGCCCGCGAGGCCGCCCTGCAGATCAACGCCTTCAGCTACTTCTCCGACCGGGAGCCGCTGGCCACCTTCGAGTTCGGCGAGGACCTGGCCCCGCTCTGCCTGCCGCAGAGCTCCACCGAGCGGGTCATCGCGGACCGGCTGCACGAGCTGGGCGGCAAGGTCGAGCGCGGGGTCCGGCTGCTCTGCTTCGACGGCATGGACTTCTCCGGCCGGATCGACGCCACCGACGGCGTCACCGCGGTGCTGGAGCACGCGGACGGTCGGATCGAGCGGACCCGGGTGCCCTTCGTGATCGGCGCGGACGGCGCCGGCAGCGCGGTGCGCGGGCAGATCGGCACCGGCTTCAACGGCAGCACCTACGAGACCGCGTTCGCCCTGGTGGACGCCAAGATCGAGGGCGAGCTGCCGCCCGACCAGGCGCTCTACTACCAGTCCCCCAAGGGCGCGTTGGTGATCGTGGCGCTGCCGGACGGCGTCTTCCGGTTCTTCTCCAGCCTGGCCCCCGGCGAGCAGGTCAGCGTCGAGCGGATGCAGGAGATCGTGGACGAGCGCGGCCCGCAGGGCGTCACCATCGGTGAGCCGGTCTGGCAGTCCGTCTTCCGGGTGCACGCCCGGCACGCCGGCGACTTCCAGCTCGGCCGGGTCTTCCTGATCGGCGACGCCGCGCACGTGCACAGCCCGGCCGGCGGCCAGGGCCTCAACACCGGTCTGCAGGACGCGCACAACCTGGCCTGGAAGCTGGCCGCGGTGCTGCACCGGGAGGCGCCCAGCGACCTGCTGCTGAGCTACGGGCCGGAGCGCTCCGCGGTCGCCCAGCGGGTGGTCCGGGACACCGACATCCAGACCCGGGCCTGGCTGGCCAAGACGCCCGCCAAGGTGCTGGCCCGGGACGCCGCGTTCAAGGTGGCCGACCGTTCCGGGATCTTCTCCAAGCTCTACGGTCCGGTGATGGCGGGCCGCCGGCTCTCCTACCCGCCGGTCCGCGAGACCCAGCTGCCGGCCGGTCAGACCCTGTGCAAGGTCCGCTCCCAGCTGCCCGGCGGCCTCAAGGTCGGCGCGGTGCTGCCCCGTCCGCTGGCCATCGCGGCCGGTCTGGCCGGTCCGGGCACCGACCCGCTGAACTGGACGGTGGCCGTGCTGCCGGGCGGCGACCCGAAGTGGCTCGCCGAGGTCGAGCGGCTGGCCGCCGAGCGCCCGCAGGTGCGGGTGGTCCGCCTGCCGCGCAGCCGGGCCGCCAAGCACACCGGCTGCGGCCAGCCGGGCTTCTACCTGGTGCGTCCCGACGGGCACGTCGCCGCGCACGGGCACGCCCGGGACACCCAGCGGCTGGCGGCCGAACTGACCGCCGTGCTCGGCCCGGTGGCCGAGGTGCCGGCCGAGCTGTCGGACGCGGCCTGA
- a CDS encoding MFS transporter — protein sequence MSVLTQQRRANPPKARPSGGLSTLIAVALASVMLPLTVTGPAVALPKLATDLAAGVGAAQWVQNAYGVTFAAFLLAAGGLGDRFGRKRILVLGSWLFLAMSLVCGLVSNIVLIDLARAVQGVGAAGVLTSGAAILAASFEGHARTKAFGVLGASFGFGLALGPLVAGALVGSIGWRAVFLMNVVLGVVVLSLLPKVRESRDPNPGRVDWGGLVTFSGSLFLLAMFFVQGPEQGWASPTAIGSLIGFAVFMLLFVLVEGRVQRPMFDLSLFKRPTFIVVVCQPFTITFGFVVLLVYLPQYFQGVGSLSATAAGAVLLPLTIPVLALPLVAGRIATRVPLRVMLAASSALIAAGSLWLVVLQPSSGLSGLIGPLAVFGIGVGSAFGVMDNAAVSVVPVERAGVASGIFNTMRITGESIAIAGAGALLASLAGNRLHGVVPGLSPAQEQKLAGDAVQGRLRDSLDALPAGTRAAANQAVGHALTSSMHTAFIVLAVLALIGAVTTYAVVRDRELDRS from the coding sequence ATGAGCGTACTGACGCAGCAGCGCCGGGCGAACCCGCCCAAGGCGCGGCCCTCGGGTGGCCTGTCCACCCTGATCGCGGTGGCCCTGGCCAGCGTGATGCTGCCGCTCACGGTCACCGGACCCGCCGTGGCGCTGCCCAAGCTGGCCACCGATCTGGCGGCCGGTGTCGGGGCGGCCCAGTGGGTGCAGAACGCCTACGGTGTTACTTTCGCGGCATTCCTGCTGGCGGCCGGCGGCCTCGGCGACCGGTTCGGTCGCAAGCGGATCCTGGTCCTCGGCAGCTGGCTCTTCCTGGCGATGTCGCTGGTCTGCGGCCTGGTCTCGAACATCGTGCTGATCGACCTGGCCCGCGCGGTCCAGGGTGTCGGCGCGGCCGGCGTGCTCACCAGCGGTGCGGCGATCCTGGCCGCCTCGTTCGAAGGACACGCCCGCACCAAGGCTTTCGGGGTACTCGGTGCCTCTTTCGGTTTCGGCCTGGCGCTCGGCCCGCTGGTGGCGGGCGCACTGGTCGGCAGCATCGGCTGGCGCGCGGTCTTCCTGATGAACGTGGTGCTCGGCGTGGTCGTGCTGTCGCTGCTCCCCAAGGTCCGCGAGTCGCGTGACCCCAACCCCGGACGGGTCGACTGGGGCGGCCTGGTGACCTTCAGCGGCAGCCTCTTCCTGCTCGCCATGTTCTTCGTGCAGGGCCCCGAGCAGGGTTGGGCCAGCCCCACCGCGATCGGTTCGCTGATCGGCTTCGCCGTCTTCATGCTGCTCTTCGTGCTGGTCGAAGGGCGCGTCCAGCGCCCGATGTTCGACCTCTCGCTGTTCAAGCGGCCGACCTTCATCGTGGTGGTCTGCCAGCCCTTCACCATCACCTTCGGCTTCGTGGTGCTGCTGGTCTACCTGCCCCAGTACTTCCAGGGCGTCGGCTCGCTGAGCGCCACCGCCGCCGGTGCGGTGCTGCTGCCGCTGACCATCCCGGTGCTGGCGCTGCCGCTGGTCGCCGGACGGATCGCCACCCGGGTTCCGCTGCGGGTGATGCTCGCCGCCAGCTCGGCGCTGATCGCCGCCGGGTCGCTCTGGCTGGTCGTCCTGCAGCCCTCCTCCGGCCTGTCCGGACTGATCGGCCCGCTGGCCGTCTTCGGGATCGGTGTCGGCAGTGCCTTCGGTGTGATGGACAACGCCGCGGTCAGCGTGGTGCCGGTCGAGCGGGCCGGCGTGGCCTCCGGCATCTTCAACACCATGCGGATCACCGGCGAGTCGATCGCCATCGCCGGCGCCGGCGCCCTGCTGGCCAGCCTGGCCGGCAACCGACTGCACGGCGTGGTGCCGGGGCTGAGCCCTGCCCAGGAGCAGAAGCTGGCCGGTGACGCCGTCCAGGGACGACTGCGCGACTCGCTGGACGCGCTGCCTGCGGGCACCCGTGCGGCGGCCAACCAGGCGGTGGGGCACGCCCTGACCTCGTCCATGCACACCGCCTTCATCGTGCTGGCCGTGCTGGCGCTGATCGGCGCTGTGACCACCTACGCCGTGGTGCGCGACCGTGAGCTCGACCGCAGCTGA
- a CDS encoding aldo/keto reductase, producing MQNRQLGNKGEEVGAIGLGCMGMSFAYSRTRRDDAESIRVINRAIDLGATLIDTADVYGPHTNEELVGRAIRGRHEEIVLASKAGLVIRDGAIVPDGRPEHLRQAAEDSLRRLGVERIDLYQLHRVDPAVPVEESWGVLAELVQQGKLGRIGLSEATVEQLAAAHRIHPVATVQSELSLWSQDQLDQVVPWTKENGVGFIAYSPLGRAFLTGAISSSRQLEDDDWRRQNPRFQADAIEANQKLADSVAEVAARYGATPSQVALAWVLAQGEHIVPIPGTKRLAYLEENVRGADLTLSAEDLALLSRLGNEAVGTRY from the coding sequence ATGCAGAACCGGCAGTTGGGCAACAAGGGCGAAGAGGTCGGCGCGATCGGCCTGGGCTGCATGGGCATGAGCTTCGCCTACAGCCGGACCCGCCGGGACGACGCCGAGTCGATCCGAGTGATCAACCGGGCGATCGACCTGGGGGCCACCCTGATCGACACCGCTGATGTCTACGGCCCCCACACCAACGAGGAGCTGGTGGGCCGGGCGATCCGCGGCCGGCACGAGGAGATCGTGCTGGCCAGCAAGGCGGGACTGGTCATCCGGGACGGCGCCATCGTCCCGGACGGCCGCCCCGAGCACCTGCGCCAGGCCGCCGAGGACTCGCTGCGCCGGCTCGGCGTCGAGCGGATCGACCTCTACCAGCTCCACCGGGTCGACCCGGCCGTTCCGGTCGAGGAGTCCTGGGGCGTGCTGGCGGAGCTGGTCCAGCAGGGCAAGCTCGGCCGGATCGGCCTCTCCGAGGCCACCGTCGAGCAGCTGGCGGCGGCGCACCGGATCCACCCGGTCGCCACCGTCCAGAGCGAGCTCTCGCTCTGGAGCCAGGACCAGCTCGACCAGGTGGTCCCCTGGACCAAGGAGAACGGAGTCGGCTTCATCGCCTACTCGCCGCTCGGCCGGGCCTTCCTGACCGGGGCGATCAGCTCCTCCCGCCAGTTGGAGGACGACGACTGGCGGCGGCAGAACCCGCGCTTCCAGGCGGACGCCATCGAGGCCAACCAGAAGCTGGCCGACAGCGTCGCCGAGGTGGCCGCCCGCTACGGCGCCACCCCGTCCCAGGTCGCCCTGGCCTGGGTGCTGGCCCAGGGCGAGCACATCGTGCCGATCCCCGGCACCAAGCGGCTCGCCTACCTGGAGGA